AATGTTGCTATCTGGGCAATGCTGGCAAGCTTAATTGGGTACTGCTGGCAATGACTAATTGTATTATTTTTAAAATCCTGAACAATCCCACTACTAAAATTGACTTTAAAGCCATTCGTTGCACTATGGGAGATTTCAGAGTTTTTTAATGTTAAACGGGAATCATTATTCACAAAAACTGCAGCATCAGTAAAAGAAGTAGAATATCCACCACCATATCTTATTATGGTATGCGATAAAATGTTATTGACACTGTTAGAGTGGTCAAAACGAATGTAATCCCAATATCCTGCCACCGGCTCCGAGCCGATAAAAAGTATTGGCTCGTCTTCAGTACCTTCTGCTGTTAAAATCCCACCTTCTGCCACATTAATTCTGGCTCCGGAAGACATTTCAATTCTCACACCCGGTTCAACTATCACATGAGCCCGTAATAGCCAGGTAGATTCTACTATGTAGTCAGACGCATTCGGATCTGAAAAACGATTTTCAAGTGTTCTGGGCTCTTCTTGCCAACCCGTTAAAACAATTGGTTCACCGCTGCTTGGCAAGTCATCATTATCCTTTTTACAGGAAGAAACTAGTACACTGAGTACTAAAATTAGAAATAAGTAATTTTTCATGAGTATATAATTTTTGATTTGACAGCAAAAGTAGACCCTGCTGTTAATCAAAAAAAATACAAAAAAAACCTATTTGTGATAAACGGCTATATTAAATATAATAAAATTAAACATCCATCTCTTTGAGCATTCTATATATCGTAGATTTACCTATTTCTAATTTTTGAGCTACTTTCTTAATGTCGCCGTTATACTTTTTTAGATAAAAGTTTAGAATACGGTTACTATATTCTTTCATGGTCATTTCTTCTTTGAGCAAATCTTCAACCATATGATCTTCCGAAAATGAAATATCCTCCGGTTCAATATCTTTACCATTAATCATCACGGCTGCCAATTCAATTATAGCCTTTAACTCCCTTACATTACCGGGATAGTGGTAGCGTAACAATTTTTTCTTAGCCTTTGAACTAATCACAGGTAAATCAATATTATTTTGTTTGCAAAATTCAATTAGAAAAAATTGTGCTAACAGCAAAATATCATTTCCTCTCTCTCTCAATGGTGGCAGGTATACCGGTAAACCCATCAATCTGTAATATAAATCTTCCCGAAAATTTCCTCTTTTTACCTCTTCTTTTAAATCTCTGTTTGTAGCTACAATAAATCTGGTATTAAAAGGGATAATTTTATTACTGCCAATTCTAGAAAACTCTCTTTCCTGTATGGCTCGCAATAGTTTTGCCTGAAGCGAAAAATCCATTTCACCTATTTCATCGAGAAATAATGTGCCATTATTTGCTTCTTCAAATTTACCTATTCTTAATGAGGAAGCTCCTGTAAATGCACCTCTTTCATGACCAAATAACTCAGATTCCAATAGCTCATTAGGTATGGCCGCAACATTTACCGGAACAAAAGGTCCTTTTTTCTGATTTGAATTATAGTGTATGGACTTTGCAACTAATTCTTTACCTGTTCCCGTTTCTCCGTAAATAGTTACATTAATATTTGTCTGTACTGCTTTATCTAATAGATCAAATACTTTTTTCATTGGCGCACTGTTTCCCATTATAGTATTTGAAAACACATACTTATCGGATAGCTCTCTTCTTGCCTTTTCTAACTCCTTAACTAATAAAGAGTTTTTGTAAATATTATTAATTATGTTTAATAAGCGATCTTTTGTCTGACTATCTTTTGTAATATAATCATACGCACCACCCTGCT
The sequence above is drawn from the Chitinophagaceae bacterium genome and encodes:
- a CDS encoding sigma-54-dependent Fis family transcriptional regulator, which encodes MKSEEYSKVIFIVEDDTGYARMLKYLFEMNPEHEVHIFESGKECINNLHLNPLVITLDYSLPDMKGEDVLEKINKHDKDINVIILSGQKDISVAVNLVKQGGAYDYITKDSQTKDRLLNIINNIYKNSLLVKELEKARRELSDKYVFSNTIMGNSAPMKKVFDLLDKAVQTNINVTIYGETGTGKELVAKSIHYNSNQKKGPFVPVNVAAIPNELLESELFGHERGAFTGASSLRIGKFEEANNGTLFLDEIGEMDFSLQAKLLRAIQEREFSRIGSNKIIPFNTRFIVATNRDLKEEVKRGNFREDLYYRLMGLPVYLPPLRERGNDILLLAQFFLIEFCKQNNIDLPVISSKAKKKLLRYHYPGNVRELKAIIELAAVMINGKDIEPEDISFSEDHMVEDLLKEEMTMKEYSNRILNFYLKKYNGDIKKVAQKLEIGKSTIYRMLKEMDV